A window from Corynebacterium urealyticum DSM 7109 encodes these proteins:
- a CDS encoding ABC transporter permease, producing MFQGLKELRSAPSRTALITLTVAMITVMVTFLASLAAGLKYQSVSALQERLGENQVLVLEDSGTASLSSSRLSESQIDTLREDYGASLLVVARQRVDSTPVSVFSSPDAPHGVAQVPSEFEDDALAKAFGTPGRITLGGSDFQVERPDRDLYFDHQPVIFVSDADVGSLPANSLAAVVDADAIEAEGGAPEGTVALSGDDRWNASASYTGEQLSLNLMINLLYVFSALVLGAFFMVWTIQRLRGVAISSALGASRRVLITDSLGQAVVVLAGGILGGLAVTGGVGMALADTLPIDLTASTMLQPAGILLLAGLAGSALSLRPVLKVSPREAMAAA from the coding sequence CCAAGGTCTGAAAGAGCTCCGTTCCGCCCCCAGCCGCACTGCGCTGATCACCCTGACAGTCGCCATGATCACCGTGATGGTTACCTTTCTGGCTTCCCTGGCCGCGGGTCTGAAATATCAGTCGGTGTCCGCGCTTCAGGAACGCCTGGGGGAAAACCAGGTGCTGGTCCTCGAGGATTCCGGCACCGCGTCGCTGTCCTCCTCCCGCCTCAGCGAGTCCCAGATCGACACGCTGCGCGAGGACTACGGCGCTTCCCTGCTCGTCGTCGCGCGTCAGCGCGTGGACTCCACCCCTGTCTCGGTATTCAGCTCCCCTGATGCCCCGCACGGTGTGGCGCAGGTGCCATCCGAGTTTGAGGACGACGCCCTCGCCAAAGCCTTCGGCACGCCAGGCAGGATCACGCTGGGTGGCAGCGATTTCCAGGTCGAGCGCCCCGACCGGGACCTCTACTTCGACCACCAGCCGGTGATCTTCGTCTCCGACGCCGACGTCGGCAGCTTGCCCGCCAACTCGCTGGCGGCCGTCGTAGACGCCGACGCGATCGAGGCCGAGGGCGGGGCACCCGAGGGCACGGTGGCGCTGAGCGGCGATGACCGGTGGAATGCCTCGGCCTCCTATACCGGTGAGCAGCTCTCGTTGAACCTCATGATCAACCTGCTGTACGTGTTTTCCGCCCTCGTGCTCGGTGCCTTCTTCATGGTGTGGACGATCCAGCGCTTGCGTGGCGTGGCGATCTCCTCGGCTCTGGGCGCTTCCCGCAGGGTGTTGATCACCGACTCGCTGGGCCAGGCCGTGGTCGTCCTCGCCGGGGGAATCTTGGGCGGGCTCGCGGTCACTGGCGGTGTCGGGATGGCCCTGGCCGACACCCTGCCGATTGATCTCACCGCGTCCACGATGCTCCAGCCGGCCGGGATTCTGCTGCTCGCGGGCCTGGCGGGATCCGCGCTCTCGCTGCGCCCCGTGTTGAAGGTCTCCCCGCGCGAAGCCATGGCGGCAGCCTAG
- a CDS encoding ABC transporter ATP-binding protein: MTTATSHNTQALQQKRNARSRSGLTMDAITLEVTDGAATRRVLDEVSLHIAPGELVGITGPSGSGKSTLLSVAGCLQEPTSGEAVLTAADSSEELTFTGHSAREAARLRREHIGIVFQQPNLLPSLRVKDQLMAMLHLGSPWPLQRKAKQAASQRADELLEAVGLGGLQQRKVGELSGGQQARVNLARALMNSPQLLLVDEPTAALDTTTATQVTELIRQMARESNAATLYVSHDQDQLATLDRVVTLVDGEITESR; encoded by the coding sequence ATGACCACCGCAACCTCGCACAACACCCAGGCCCTACAGCAGAAGCGCAATGCACGCTCCCGTTCCGGGCTCACGATGGACGCCATCACCCTGGAGGTCACCGATGGCGCGGCAACCCGCCGCGTCTTAGATGAGGTCTCCCTGCACATCGCCCCGGGCGAACTGGTGGGCATCACCGGCCCGTCTGGTTCCGGCAAGTCCACGTTGCTATCCGTAGCTGGCTGCCTGCAAGAACCGACAAGCGGCGAGGCCGTATTGACCGCAGCCGACTCCAGCGAGGAGTTGACATTCACCGGGCACTCCGCCCGCGAGGCAGCGCGCCTCCGCCGTGAGCACATCGGCATCGTCTTCCAGCAGCCAAACCTACTACCTTCCCTGCGAGTCAAGGATCAACTCATGGCGATGCTGCACCTGGGCTCCCCGTGGCCTCTGCAGCGCAAGGCCAAGCAGGCGGCTTCCCAGCGCGCCGACGAGCTGCTGGAGGCCGTGGGTCTGGGTGGCCTGCAGCAACGCAAGGTCGGCGAGCTCTCCGGTGGGCAGCAGGCGCGGGTCAACCTCGCCCGCGCGCTCATGAACTCCCCACAGCTCCTATTAGTCGATGAGCCGACCGCGGCACTGGATACCACCACAGCCACCCAGGTCACCGAGCTGATTCGACAGATGGCTCGGGAGTCCAACGCGGCGACCCTGTATGTCTCCCACGACCAGGATCAGCTGGCCACCCTGGACCGGGTAGTGACCCTCGTGGACGGCGAGATCACCGAGAGCCGCTAA
- the ispG gene encoding flavodoxin-dependent (E)-4-hydroxy-3-methylbut-2-enyl-diphosphate synthase: protein MSGISLGIPDGPPPTLAPRRKTRQLMVGDVGVGSEHPISVQSMTTTKTHDINATLQQIAQLTASGCDIVRVACPKPRDAEALPIIAKKSPIPVIADIHFQPRYIFQAIEAGCAAVRVNPGNIKEFDGRVKEVAKAAGDAGIPIRIGVNGGSLDKRLLEKYGKATPEALVESAIWEAGLFEEHGFGDIAISVKHSDPVVMVEAYRQLAAKTDYPLHLGVTEAGPAFQGTIKSSVAFGALLSQGIGDTIRVSLSADPVEEIKVGDQILQSLNLRPRKLEIVSCPSCGRAQVDVYTLAEEVTAGLEGMEFPLRVAVMGCVVNGPGEARDADLGVASGNGKGQIFVKGEVIKTVPEDQIVETLIEEAHRIAEEQGMEAVEGASAEVKVTR, encoded by the coding sequence ATGTCCGGCATTTCTCTGGGAATCCCAGATGGACCTCCACCCACGCTGGCGCCGCGCCGGAAGACCCGCCAGCTGATGGTCGGTGACGTGGGAGTCGGTAGCGAGCACCCGATCTCGGTGCAGTCGATGACGACCACGAAGACGCACGACATCAACGCGACGCTGCAGCAGATCGCCCAGCTGACCGCGTCGGGCTGCGACATCGTGCGAGTGGCCTGCCCGAAGCCTCGCGACGCCGAGGCCCTGCCGATCATCGCCAAGAAGTCCCCGATCCCGGTGATCGCTGACATTCACTTCCAGCCGCGTTATATCTTCCAGGCCATCGAGGCCGGTTGCGCCGCGGTGCGTGTCAACCCGGGCAATATCAAGGAATTCGACGGCCGCGTCAAGGAGGTCGCCAAGGCCGCTGGGGACGCAGGCATTCCGATCCGTATCGGTGTCAACGGCGGATCCCTGGATAAGCGTCTGCTCGAAAAGTACGGCAAGGCCACCCCCGAGGCATTGGTGGAGTCCGCCATCTGGGAGGCCGGCCTGTTCGAGGAACACGGCTTCGGCGACATCGCGATCTCCGTGAAGCACTCCGACCCGGTCGTGATGGTTGAGGCCTACCGCCAGCTGGCGGCGAAGACGGACTACCCGCTGCACCTTGGCGTGACCGAGGCGGGCCCGGCTTTCCAGGGCACCATCAAGTCCTCCGTGGCCTTCGGTGCGCTGCTCTCCCAGGGGATCGGGGACACGATTCGCGTGTCCTTGTCAGCGGACCCGGTGGAGGAGATCAAGGTCGGCGACCAGATCTTGCAGTCGCTGAACCTGCGCCCCCGCAAGCTGGAGATTGTCTCCTGCCCATCCTGCGGTCGCGCCCAGGTGGACGTCTACACCCTGGCTGAGGAGGTCACCGCAGGCCTGGAGGGCATGGAGTTCCCGCTGCGCGTGGCCGTTATGGGCTGCGTGGTTAATGGTCCGGGCGAAGCTCGGGACGCCGACCTTGGCGTGGCTTCCGGTAACGGCAAGGGCCAGATCTTCGTCAAGGGTGAGGTCATCAAGACCGTACCCGAGGACCAGATCGTCGAAACTCTCATCGAGGAGGCCCACCGCATCGCCGAGGAGCAGGGCATGGAGGCCGTGGAGGGCGCTTCCGCCGAGGTGAAGGTCACCCGCTAG